In Cryptomeria japonica chromosome 5, Sugi_1.0, whole genome shotgun sequence, the genomic window ATAATATCATTAAAATATAGATATTGTTATAAAAAACATAATTACATTatacaaatatttttgaattttataaGATTTCTTCATCTTAACCAGAAATATCCATTCAAAACATATTCTTTTTTCCAGAAACAAAACATGTATAATAGCCAATCCAATCTAACTCAAGCCTTTGCCACATTTTATTTTCACTATAATAGCTGTAGTCCTCAATACTTAGAAAGAGTGCATTCCATTGTGAGAGTAACATCAGGAGTAGTAGTGTTGATTATCTTGGTGTCAGTGCAGTAATCATAGATCAGATAGTTACTCCTTGCCCATTCAAGCTTTCCCTTCAATTCATCATTCAAAGTACTATGAGTGCGTTTATTCCACCAATTTTGGGCACTCCTAGACCTGCAAAACCTCCGATTTCCTTTCCATGGACACACTTCCACATTAAAGTTTCTAAATGAAGCAACAAAAGGACCTTCATtccagtctatttttatttttccatcttGAGTAGCCCAATTTTCTCCATCCCATATGGTTGCAAATACTCCCATGGGTTGCCTTCTAGGGAATGCAATACCCTTGTCTGCATAATTCTTGTGTACTCTGATTGGTATATCATCTACATAGAATCTACAAGACATATAACACTATTTTTAAGTAATTTCCCTAGGAAACCAAGCAAATTTCAGTGACAATAGCAGAAAAATTTGGGAGCTAAAACCTAACTTACATGATGTAATAGATGTTCCAGAAAATAGAGTATTTGTGATAGTCTTGGGCAGGATCAAACCAGAGGTTAATACGCTCCCTTCTTCTGTCAAATCCATCTGCAAATATATTTGTCTGCACAGTAATTGGTTGTCCTGAAACATTCCCCAGAAACTCAAAGTCCAGTTCATCACGGTTGGGCTGGTCTGAGGCCAACTATtatgacaaaaaaaaacataaccAGTCAGTATATTCACTATCATAACATACTATTTATTATGATATTGTTATCAGGACTCAACTGTGTATTTTTCGAGTTAAACTTATTGactcatgtttcatgagtagtggttcacaagaacccatctttcatgagaatgaatggtacacttcaCATACGTTACATCTAAACAATGCTCAcacatgtttcatgagtagtgattCACAAAAACCCATCTTTCATGAGAATGAATAGTACACTTAAAATACGTTACATTTAGACGATGCTCACAAAAATAAAGCATGAATATCAACTATAATATGTAGACTATTTAAGTTGGAAGAAACTGAAAAAAGTGGTAGAATGAAGAAATACCCACATAGAAGGCAACCACTGTTCCAGCTGAGTTACCAGGAATGAGCTTGATTTCCATTTCAATCTTACCAAACAGAAACATGTCATTGTAAGCAAATCCTGACCCTGCAAGCACAAATTTTGATGAATAAGTTAAACCCAAAACCAGTTGCTGTAATCAGAGGTTAATGAgaaaaagaaaacaacaaatcTTACCAGCAGTTTTGTTCAAAATTATATGGTTCTCCAATCCATCATTCAAAGTCTTAACACTGGCAGGTGACCATGTGGTGTAAAAATCTGTGCTAAAATTCAATGTCTTGGCAGCATTTGCTATCACTGTAGCAGAACACAAGCAGAGCAACACAAGTAGGAATTGAGACTGTTTGGAAGCCATAGCTTCAAGACTTACAACACAGTTTTACAAAAACTTATGCTCAACTATTATGGCAAAATGGGTATTACTGGGTCTCTGTATTTATAGAAAATCTGATAAAGTGAAATGAGTTGGATGGCATACCAACAAACACAGAGATGAGTAAAGAGCAGAAAGAGATAGTGGTCAGTGTCTTGAGGTagaagaaagaaaatatgcagaAAATCTGATGTACTTTTATTCCAACTTTGCTTTTTTATTGGCTCTTTATAGCTGGAAACATTTACACAAGCATCATATATTAAAAAATCACCATTACAGGATAAGAAAAAGATCAAATAGTTATTCTATTCAAGACATTTTGGTCTTATTTCCCTGTCAATATATGCCAACGTGAAGAGCGTTGCAGAGGGGAGGGATGAGTAGATCTGAAAATTGGACGGTCATGATGGGTTCCCACTTTGTTGGAAGGAGAATCCACCGTTGAATGTCATTCCAACGTAGGTCCCTTGATTTTAACTTTAGGAAAGAAATAAATGGGTGGGAGCGTCAGAGGACAAAGAGTCAATGTTTTGTGGAAATCCAGCGTTCAaggatttattttttcatttaaataattgTATGGGAGGAATCTATTAAAAAGAGATATGCTAGCATTTCACGGTCATTCATTTAAATAATGAAAGGACGATGTGATATTTTGGATGTGAAATAAAAATGTTATGTTTTTAAATGTAAAAAATGAGAGGGTGattaatgaaattagattttgacaaTCATGTAAATTTTTTGAATAGACGTGTTGGATCATATTTTATGAttcattatattataatttaaagcTTAATTTTCTTTCATGAAAGGTATAAATTAATGATATCATATTTCTATAATCTAAATTGTAAACTATTTTTTGAACTATTAATGTATTTAATTGGATCTAATTATTCATTTTTGGGTGCAATTTCTTTTTATTGATTTGTCAATGAtcacataaaatttaaaatattcactGATAGTTCTATTGTTTAGAATCATATTCTTAATTTAATGATTTTTAAactatcatttatctatttttgtCGTCTTAAAGAAGAGACTATGGACAATAGGTAGACAGTGGAGGTGGAGGAGGCGCATAACTGgtatcaaaaaatattttccaagggATGGAATTGAAACTAGGACCTTCCATATTGTGTTGCAGTGATGTACCACTATCCTACTCATCTCATATAATCTATAGTATGATTTTTTTCTACCAACATCTTCTATTTCAAACCATATTCCTAATCCATCTTTGATACCATTCTAATTACAAAATCTTAACTTCATTTTATATAAATTATGCAAATCATGTAAAATATGCATCCTCAAAAACTATCATTATTAATAATACAAATTTAATAATATTGAAAAAACCACAAACACTACAATCTGATTATATATGTTTATAGTTAAACTTAAGAGTCAAACATATAATAAATAGCTTATATTTTAAATTTCTAGAAGCTTCCATTATTATTGACTTGTCCAACTTGTCAATTCCTATCACTAGTGTGTTGCATTTAGGATTGATGAGCATGAGAGAAGACTATTATTAATAGACTAGAGGCCATTATATACTAACTTTTTTCTCCAGTACATATAAAAAAAAGACCAAATTGGTATTCTATTCCACACATTTGGTTTAATTTTCCTTTCTTTATATACCAAAGTGAAGGGCGATGCTGAGGGGAGGGATGAGTACAATCTG contains:
- the LOC131074989 gene encoding probable xyloglucan endotransglucosylase/hydrolase protein 10, encoding MASKQSQFLLVLLCLCSATVIANAAKTLNFSTDFYTTWSPASVKTLNDGLENHIILNKTAGSGFAYNDMFLFGKIEMEIKLIPGNSAGTVVAFYLASDQPNRDELDFEFLGNVSGQPITVQTNIFADGFDRRRERINLWFDPAQDYHKYSIFWNIYYIIFYVDDIPIRVHKNYADKGIAFPRRQPMGVFATIWDGENWATQDGKIKIDWNEGPFVASFRNFNVEVCPWKGNRRFCRSRSAQNWWNKRTHSTLNDELKGKLEWARSNYLIYDYCTDTKIINTTTPDVTLTMECTLSKY